A region of Candidatus Zixiibacteriota bacterium DNA encodes the following proteins:
- a CDS encoding class I SAM-dependent methyltransferase, with the protein MNDYQLLIDFHKHAVRQGPGGEAETKRALELAGLDRSRPLKIADIGCGTGASTVLLAKELDAEITAVDFLSEFLDELQSRAHNHGVADKITTLNCSMNTLPFSDEEFDVIWSEGAIYNMGFEAGVSAWNRFLKPGGKLIVSEITWLSVTRPHELQSYWEKEYSQIDVASSKIGVLERHGYSPEAYFFLPIHCWLENYYRPMQIRFDEFLERHGQSTQAKAIVEVEKDEIALYERYSDYYSYGVYVAKKL; encoded by the coding sequence TTGAACGATTACCAACTACTCATAGATTTCCACAAGCATGCGGTGCGGCAAGGACCGGGTGGAGAAGCTGAAACAAAACGAGCGCTGGAGTTGGCCGGACTTGACCGGTCACGCCCTCTGAAGATTGCGGATATTGGCTGTGGCACGGGCGCGTCGACCGTCCTGCTCGCAAAGGAGCTGGATGCGGAAATCACCGCCGTGGATTTTCTATCGGAGTTTCTTGACGAGCTCCAATCCAGAGCGCACAACCATGGGGTAGCAGACAAAATCACCACACTGAACTGCTCCATGAATACTCTGCCTTTTTCTGACGAGGAGTTTGATGTGATCTGGTCCGAGGGAGCTATATACAACATGGGTTTTGAGGCCGGTGTTTCGGCCTGGAACCGGTTCCTGAAACCGGGGGGAAAGCTCATCGTTTCCGAAATAACCTGGCTCAGTGTCACACGACCGCATGAGCTCCAGTCTTATTGGGAGAAGGAATACTCGCAGATTGATGTCGCCTCGTCAAAAATAGGAGTCCTCGAGCGTCATGGCTACAGCCCAGAGGCTTACTTCTTCTTGCCGATCCATTGCTGGCTTGAGAATTACTATCGACCCATGCAGATCCGTTTTGACGAGTTCCTTGAGCGGCATGGTCAAAGTACTCAGGCAAAGGCGATTGTTGAAGTGGAAAAAGATGAAATAGCCCTTTATGAAAGATACAGTGACTACTACAGCTATGGTGTTTATGTGGCGAAAAAGCTCTGA
- a CDS encoding DUF2938 domain-containing protein has product MDHLYAKGKFIHKDINQTPVLNYEKSATLLSHYLIGIVLAGIYLLTELKVPTIRQQLWMPLIFGLTTVLLPWLWLYPSIGLGFLASKTPRRSLYIVTSLVNHTNFGLGLIVWIVVFRRFLM; this is encoded by the coding sequence ATGGACCATTTATATGCTAAGGGAAAATTCATACATAAGGATATCAATCAAACACCGGTATTGAATTATGAAAAATCGGCAACATTATTGTCTCATTATTTGATAGGAATCGTTCTAGCAGGAATCTATCTTCTCACGGAATTAAAAGTGCCGACAATTCGCCAACAACTGTGGATGCCTCTGATATTTGGATTAACAACGGTTCTCCTGCCATGGTTATGGCTGTATCCCAGCATAGGGCTTGGTTTTTTGGCTTCGAAAACACCAAGAAGATCACTTTACATTGTTACCAGTCTCGTTAATCATACAAATTTCGGATTGGGGTTGATTGTATGGATAGTTGTTTTTCGCCGTTTCTTAATGTGA
- a CDS encoding NAD(P)-dependent alcohol dehydrogenase: protein MKAIVCTKYGPPDVLQLKEVEKPTPKDNEILVRVYASTVTAGDCRIRSFTWARWFWLPGRIMYGLRKPRKKIPGCDLAGEIELVGKAVKLFKEGDQVFGYTKGVFFNGCNAEYKCLPEEELVAIKPANMTYEEAAAVPIGGLSALHFLRKGDIQNGQKVLIHGASGSVGTFAVQLAKYFGAEVTGVCSTINLELAKSLGADKVIDYTKEDFTKNGQTYDAIFDTVGKTTFPHCKGSLKQRGVYLTVDWPFLQALWTSIVGGKKVIIGIAPNITENLIFLKELIEAGKIKSVIDRCYPLEQIVEAHRYVDKGHKKGNVVITVT, encoded by the coding sequence ATGAAAGCAATTGTATGTACAAAATACGGACCACCGGATGTTCTTCAACTCAAGGAGGTAGAGAAACCTACTCCGAAGGACAATGAAATACTAGTAAGGGTTTATGCGTCGACAGTAACAGCAGGGGACTGTAGAATTCGAAGTTTCACATGGGCTCGCTGGTTCTGGCTCCCCGGGCGAATAATGTATGGTCTAAGAAAGCCAAGAAAAAAAATACCAGGGTGTGATCTAGCCGGGGAAATTGAATTAGTAGGCAAAGCTGTAAAACTATTTAAGGAAGGCGATCAGGTTTTTGGATATACCAAGGGAGTATTTTTTAATGGTTGTAATGCTGAGTACAAATGCCTTCCTGAAGAAGAGTTAGTTGCAATAAAACCGGCCAATATGACCTATGAGGAAGCCGCCGCTGTTCCTATCGGGGGACTTTCAGCATTGCATTTTCTTAGAAAAGGAGATATCCAGAACGGACAAAAAGTTCTTATCCATGGAGCCTCTGGCAGCGTAGGCACTTTCGCGGTACAACTTGCCAAATACTTTGGCGCAGAAGTCACCGGAGTTTGCAGTACCATAAATTTAGAATTGGCAAAATCTCTGGGAGCCGATAAGGTCATTGATTACACGAAAGAGGATTTTACTAAAAACGGCCAGACCTATGACGCCATTTTTGACACAGTTGGCAAAACGACCTTTCCACATTGTAAAGGATCTCTAAAGCAAAGAGGTGTCTATCTGACAGTTGATTGGCCCTTTCTTCAAGCACTATGGACGTCAATTGTGGGTGGCAAAAAAGTAATAATTGGGATTGCACCAAATATAACTGAAAATCTAATTTTCCTCAAGGAACTTATTGAAGCTGGCAAGATAAAATCGGTCATAGATAGATGCTATCCTTTGGAACAGATTGTCGAGGCTCACAGGTATGTCGACAAAGGGCACAAGAAAGGTAACGTCGTCATTACGGTAACATAG
- a CDS encoding YdhR family protein yields the protein MKRRTEREHSHVGPVVLVVRFHFARFSQTANRRLSLIPILLIAGFPGFHEKIWMINEENGEWLGLYEWETERVAKDYEKSFVLRLMTRRAEEGSVSLRIIRGASVSGYLQKKDRSIAQ from the coding sequence ATGAAGCGAAGAACCGAACGCGAACACAGCCATGTCGGACCGGTCGTCCTTGTTGTACGCTTCCATTTTGCGAGATTCTCACAAACAGCTAATCGCAGACTGTCACTCATTCCAATTCTGTTGATAGCGGGATTTCCCGGCTTTCACGAAAAAATATGGATGATCAATGAAGAGAACGGCGAATGGCTCGGTCTGTACGAATGGGAAACTGAGCGAGTCGCCAAGGACTACGAGAAATCCTTCGTGCTTAGACTAATGACACGAAGAGCCGAAGAGGGCTCGGTCTCTCTGCGAATTATACGAGGTGCATCGGTCTCAGGCTATTTGCAGAAGAAGGATCGTTCTATTGCGCAGTAG
- a CDS encoding alpha/beta fold hydrolase translates to MENKKDRSLMNKTWIVGLLVVIVLYTGATLWFAAGESKIIYEQLTETIEHPPYADLDINRVELTTDDTVKLVGWEITAAPEDSSNYWLIYFHDRGQTVASNLDEYMLLRSMGLNVLAVDYRGFGESGGEPTEIGLGLDARACYHQIKHVRDIKSTDIILYGVGLGAAVAIDVAVDVNAAAVVVVAPYTSACAVVGECYPMFPVSYFISSEFNSLARIPQINTPKLFIPSGTGECGTANHARQLYDAASKYRTLFDWGDSPAGVYDHSFFTEISRLLVANSPIGLNLKTPQLLLSDSLLVWIDDEGIGYAVRMYQEIRNSDSTDYDLDEYQLDRIGQSLLQENRLQEAEQMFLLNIDAFPGSFHAYNQLAQVLIRSGDSETAEGYLRRSLTLQPNNNPATELLQNLTR, encoded by the coding sequence ATGGAAAACAAGAAGGATCGATCTCTGATGAACAAAACATGGATTGTTGGTTTGCTGGTTGTTATTGTCCTGTACACAGGAGCTACTCTGTGGTTTGCCGCAGGCGAGTCTAAGATTATTTATGAACAGTTGACAGAGACGATTGAACACCCTCCGTACGCCGACCTTGATATTAACCGCGTGGAATTGACCACCGACGATACTGTGAAACTGGTGGGTTGGGAGATCACAGCAGCTCCAGAGGATTCTTCAAACTACTGGCTCATCTACTTTCACGATCGGGGTCAGACGGTAGCATCAAACCTCGACGAATACATGCTGTTACGCAGCATGGGACTCAACGTCCTTGCTGTAGATTATCGAGGATTTGGTGAAAGCGGCGGTGAGCCGACCGAAATCGGGCTTGGACTTGATGCTCGGGCTTGCTATCACCAAATCAAACATGTCAGGGACATTAAATCGACTGACATCATCCTCTACGGTGTGGGTCTTGGTGCTGCGGTAGCCATAGATGTGGCGGTAGATGTAAATGCAGCCGCTGTAGTAGTTGTGGCTCCATACACTTCAGCTTGTGCGGTCGTAGGCGAATGCTATCCGATGTTCCCGGTTAGCTATTTTATTAGCTCTGAGTTTAATTCACTGGCCAGAATTCCACAGATCAATACTCCTAAACTGTTTATTCCATCTGGAACCGGAGAGTGTGGCACGGCGAATCATGCACGGCAGTTGTATGATGCTGCCTCGAAATACAGAACGCTGTTCGACTGGGGCGATTCACCGGCAGGTGTCTATGACCACAGCTTCTTTACGGAAATCTCTCGTCTCCTGGTCGCCAACTCCCCAATTGGTCTGAATCTGAAAACACCTCAATTACTTCTATCCGATTCGCTTCTTGTGTGGATTGACGATGAGGGGATAGGTTATGCGGTGCGGATGTATCAGGAAATCAGAAACAGCGACTCTACCGACTACGATCTAGACGAATATCAACTCGACCGCATCGGGCAGAGTCTGCTACAGGAAAATCGTCTCCAAGAGGCGGAACAGATGTTCCTCCTGAATATCGATGCTTTCCCTGGTTCGTTTCATGCGTACAATCAACTGGCTCAGGTCCTGATAAGATCGGGAGATTCTGAAACAGCCGAAGGTTACCTGCGCCGTTCGCTCACGCTTCAACCGAACAACAACCCGGCGACGGAGTTGCTTCAGAATCTGACCCGGTAG
- a CDS encoding NAD-dependent epimerase/dehydratase family protein → MSLSDDKILVTGASGSLGKQLLYELDRRGLKSVAHARESSDTRYVDSLGLEKRIVDLQDYDGLPALVKGIDVIIHTAAWVNFRQDCAEQFTEINTVAPCRLFQAAQKAGVKRFVHASTVAATAALPRKSDTINGRVGARLKISEDNKFNLGHFRIPYIITKHEAEIELEKLSTSGDTELVTVNPSIIVAPSRTGDDRGKALQTFSRWLMPDLPNRVNLVDIRDVAPAVINAITDGRPGQRYILGGDNVTVRELILAVSSILGKIPHLVRIPRWFLNLVATSSSSISKIRGGKVSVYPDLVKLLDYDWSYSSMKARRELGFTSRSLVDTLNALLTNSFNGTYMRPAP, encoded by the coding sequence ATGTCTCTGTCTGATGATAAGATTCTGGTAACTGGCGCTTCCGGGTCGCTGGGTAAACAACTCCTGTATGAGCTTGACCGTCGCGGTCTGAAATCCGTTGCGCACGCACGCGAATCATCCGACACCAGGTATGTCGATTCTCTTGGATTGGAGAAACGGATAGTTGACCTTCAGGATTACGATGGGCTTCCTGCGCTTGTTAAAGGGATTGATGTTATCATCCATACGGCCGCGTGGGTGAATTTTCGACAGGACTGCGCGGAGCAGTTTACCGAGATTAATACGGTTGCACCGTGTCGCCTGTTTCAGGCGGCTCAGAAAGCTGGTGTGAAGCGGTTCGTGCATGCCTCGACTGTGGCTGCGACGGCTGCCCTGCCTCGTAAGTCGGATACAATCAACGGTCGCGTTGGGGCTCGGCTGAAGATTTCAGAAGACAACAAGTTCAATCTGGGGCATTTTCGTATTCCCTATATTATAACCAAACATGAAGCCGAAATCGAACTGGAAAAGCTATCGACGAGCGGTGACACCGAGTTGGTGACGGTGAATCCATCGATCATCGTGGCCCCATCCAGAACGGGCGATGATCGCGGTAAAGCACTCCAGACTTTTAGTCGGTGGCTGATGCCTGATTTACCTAACCGCGTTAATCTGGTCGATATTCGTGATGTCGCTCCTGCCGTAATCAATGCCATCACCGATGGTCGTCCCGGGCAACGCTATATCCTTGGAGGGGACAATGTCACGGTGCGGGAATTGATTCTGGCTGTTTCCTCAATTCTTGGCAAGATACCCCATCTGGTGCGGATTCCACGCTGGTTTCTCAACCTTGTGGCTACCTCTTCGTCCTCAATCAGTAAGATACGAGGCGGCAAGGTCTCGGTTTATCCCGACCTGGTGAAGCTTCTGGACTATGATTGGAGCTATTCATCCATGAAAGCCCGTCGGGAACTTGGCTTTACGAGCCGCTCGCTTGTGGATACGCTAAACGCATTGCTCACCAATTCCTTTAATGGCACCTACATGAGACCTGCGCCGTAG
- a CDS encoding carbamoyltransferase, whose product MRILGISCFYHDAAAAIVCDGVLQAASSEERISRKKHDPELPVGAVRYCLKRTGLEINDLDHVVFYDKPLLKFERILTGYMANPFRSYKAFLAALPIWLRRKLWVDYVIHKELGYDGEALFLPHHLSHAAGAFYCSPFEQAAILTIDGVGEWANASYGVGDNNRVRLIDEMHYPHSVGLIYSAMTYYLGFRVNSAEYKIMGLAPYGTPRYADLIEEKLVTIHDDGSIHLNLDYFTYCHGLTMTGPAMEKLFGQPRRNPESDLQPFHNDVAASIQKVTEKIVLRMARHVREKTGMNNLCMAGGVALNCRANGLLLREQIFDNIYIQPAAGDSGGAVGAALYTHYQCTKDNKRPQPFWNLGPVYDDDEIGNFLDRENIPHEAGDVGQLATRAAKAVADGKIVAIFQGAAEFGPRALGFRSIVADPRDNTMKEKINAAVKYREPFRPFAPAVMAEHAADYFDCQGESPFMLFNFNVHSDKRATIPAVTHVDNSSRIQTVSAEDNPIFHRLIDEFRKLTGVAVVLNTSFNLRGHPIVNTPEDAFATFCSGGIDFVLLGGYIVDKRMVSGALLRKFKFEKSDD is encoded by the coding sequence ATGCGCATCCTCGGTATTTCCTGCTTTTATCATGATGCCGCCGCCGCGATTGTGTGCGATGGGGTTCTGCAAGCCGCTTCAAGCGAAGAACGCATCAGTCGGAAGAAACATGACCCGGAATTGCCTGTCGGCGCAGTAAGATATTGTCTCAAGCGGACCGGTCTGGAGATCAACGATTTGGATCATGTTGTTTTCTATGACAAGCCGCTGCTCAAGTTCGAACGCATCCTGACCGGCTATATGGCAAACCCCTTCCGTTCCTACAAGGCCTTTCTTGCCGCCCTGCCTATCTGGTTACGTCGCAAACTTTGGGTTGATTACGTTATTCACAAGGAACTGGGTTACGATGGCGAGGCTCTTTTCCTACCGCATCACTTATCACACGCCGCCGGAGCGTTCTATTGTTCACCTTTCGAACAGGCAGCAATTCTTACGATCGACGGCGTTGGAGAGTGGGCCAATGCTTCTTATGGAGTCGGTGACAACAATCGAGTGCGACTGATTGATGAGATGCATTATCCCCATTCGGTGGGACTGATATACTCGGCCATGACCTACTACCTGGGTTTTCGTGTTAACTCTGCCGAATATAAGATCATGGGGCTGGCTCCATACGGAACTCCGCGTTATGCCGACCTGATTGAGGAGAAACTGGTCACTATCCATGATGACGGTTCGATCCACCTGAACCTCGACTACTTCACATACTGCCATGGTCTGACCATGACCGGCCCGGCAATGGAGAAATTGTTTGGCCAACCCCGACGCAATCCGGAGTCGGATCTGCAACCATTCCATAACGACGTGGCCGCGTCAATTCAGAAAGTTACCGAAAAAATCGTCCTGCGCATGGCACGTCATGTACGCGAAAAAACCGGTATGAACAATCTATGCATGGCTGGCGGCGTCGCGCTCAATTGCCGAGCCAACGGTCTCCTTCTTCGAGAACAGATTTTCGACAATATCTACATCCAGCCCGCTGCCGGTGACTCCGGCGGTGCCGTAGGCGCAGCACTCTACACCCACTACCAGTGCACAAAGGACAATAAGCGCCCCCAGCCATTTTGGAATCTGGGCCCGGTGTACGATGATGACGAGATCGGGAATTTCCTCGACCGCGAGAATATTCCACACGAAGCCGGAGATGTCGGTCAGCTTGCGACGCGGGCGGCTAAGGCCGTGGCCGACGGAAAGATCGTTGCCATTTTCCAGGGCGCAGCCGAGTTTGGACCACGAGCGCTTGGGTTCCGCTCAATCGTAGCCGACCCACGCGACAATACCATGAAAGAGAAGATCAACGCCGCAGTAAAATACCGCGAACCGTTCCGACCATTTGCTCCAGCCGTAATGGCTGAACACGCTGCAGACTACTTCGATTGTCAGGGCGAGTCGCCCTTTATGTTGTTCAATTTCAACGTACATTCCGACAAACGTGCAACCATCCCAGCCGTAACACACGTTGACAATTCCTCTCGCATTCAGACCGTATCCGCCGAGGACAATCCGATTTTTCATCGCCTTATTGATGAATTCCGTAAACTGACCGGAGTGGCCGTTGTGCTCAACACCTCTTTCAACTTGCGTGGACACCCCATCGTTAACACTCCCGAAGATGCCTTCGCCACATTCTGCTCGGGTGGTATTGACTTTGTCCTCCTCGGCGGTTATATTGTGGATAAGAGGATGGTTTCTGGGGCTCTGTTGCGGAAGTTCAAATTCGAGAAGAGTGATGACTAG